From a single Candidatus Saccharibacteria bacterium genomic region:
- the gatC gene encoding Asp-tRNA(Asn)/Glu-tRNA(Gln) amidotransferase subunit GatC produces MSKLTLDEVFHLAKLARLKLSEDEALHFKDELSAILSYVEMLNNVDVGDLMPTYQVTGLQNVTRPDVVDTNQTLKADLFKNLPATQDDQIKVKRMIV; encoded by the coding sequence ATGTCGAAATTAACTCTGGATGAAGTTTTTCATTTGGCCAAATTGGCTCGCCTCAAATTGTCTGAAGATGAAGCGCTACATTTTAAGGACGAGTTAAGCGCAATTTTGAGCTACGTCGAGATGCTGAATAACGTTGATGTTGGCGACCTTATGCCGACTTATCAGGTGACTGGCTTACAAAATGTGACCAGGCCAGACGTAGTCGATACTAATCAAACCTTAAAAGCCGACCTGTTCAAAAACCTTCCGGCTACCCAAGATGACCAGATCAAGGTTAAAAGGATGATTGTATGA